The sequence GGGGATTCCCGTCTACTTGTTTGCTGCCTATCAGCTGATGTTCGCCATCATCACTCCCGCTTTGATTACCGGCGCCTTCGCCAACCGCATGACGTTCAAGGCCTATTTTACGTTCCTGGTGGGCTGGCAATTGCTGGTCTACTACCCATTCGTCCACATGGTGTGGGGCGGCGGCTGGATGGCGGATTACGGCGTACTGGACTTCGCTGGTGGCATTGTAGTTCACGTAATTGCCGGCATCGCAGCCCTTGCCACCGTGTTCTTTCTGCACGAGAGGCGTGTCTCCGAGCCGGAACCCCACAATATCCCGTTTGTTGCACTCGGCACGGCCCTGCTATGGTTCGGCTGGTTCGGCTTTAATGCCGGCAGTGCCCTCGCAGTCAACGAGATCACTGCGTTGGCGTTCATCAACACGCAGATCGGCGGTGCGTTTGCCGGCGTGACCTGGATGATCCTGGAGTGGAAGCTAAAGAAGAAACCGACACTGGTCGGGTTCTGCGTCGGTGCGGTTGCCGGCCTGGCTACCGTCACCCCGGCAGCTGGCTTCGTGGCACCCCAGGGCGCGATGTTGATCGGGATCCTCGCCGGTAGTATCCCCTATGCTGCTGTCGTGTTTCGCCAAAAGAAGAACTGGGACGACGCGCTCGACGTTTGGGGAGTCCACGGTATCGGTGGCACCGTGGGGATCCTTGCTCTTGGCCTTCTGGCTACCAAGAGCATGAATCCGGATGGGGCAGATGGCCTGTTCTACGGAGACAGCTCCTTCTTCGTGACGGAGCTGGTGGGCGTGCTGGTCGGTATCGCCTGGGCCTTCATCGTCACCTACGCCCTGCTGTGGACCATCAACAAGGTCACACCCGTACGCGTGTCGCACGCCGACGAACAGGCGGGCCTCGACAACGCTCTCCACGGAGAGACAGCCTACCTCGGCGCCGAGTAAGAATGCTTTATCGATCGGATGCAGGCAACGGCTCTCCGCAGGCGAGGGTGGGGAGATCCATAACTGGACTCACAAACAGGGACACAACAGTCATGAAAAAAAGTACTTGTAAAACCCAATCAAGCGCAGTCCGAACCATACTCATGGTCGGTGCCACGTTACTTGCGTTGGATACCGCCGCCGCTCAGGATTCTGAAGGAGCGCCTGCGCAAACACAAGCGCAGGTTGAAAGCAGCATCGGAGTCGACATGACTAACCAGTACTTCTTTCGGGGCATCGTACAGGAGAACCGGGGAGCGATTGCGCAGCCATGGATCGATTTCGTGTTCCCGCTCGGGGAAGGGCAGAACACGTCGTGGTCTTTCAATATCGGTACCTGGAACAGTCTGCACGACGGGCCGACCGGCTCGGGCGGGGCCGGAATGTCCATGCATTACGAGCTCGACGCCTACGCAGGGATCGGCGTCGACTTCGCGGAGAACTGGAGCAGCTCCGTCAGCTACGTCGTGCTCTATAGCCCGAACTCCGCGTTCGCAACGGTAAAAGAACTCGACATCTCGATTTCTTTCGATGACTCGGGCCTGTTCGGAGGAGAGTCGAGCAGCTTTTCCGGCGTTCAGCCGTCCGTGACCCTCGCCTGGGAGCTGGATGGACAGTCCGACGGCGGCGACGATGAGGGGATCTACCTCGAAGTTGGCATCGAGCCCGCGTTCGATCTCATCGACCCGGTCTCCGCTTCGTTTCCCCTTGTCACGGGTTTCAGTCTCTCGAACTATTTTGAATTCGGCACGGGGAGCGACGATTTCTTCGGATTCGCGCAAGGTGGCGTTTCGCTCTCGACCCCGCTGAACTTCGTTCCCGCCCGATTGGGCAGCTGGACCTTGAGCGGTGGGGTCAGCATCCTGTTTCTGGGCGACAATCTTGAGAAGATCAATGGCGGCGACAGCTCGGAGGTCATTCTTTCCCTCGGCCTCGGGATCGCCTTCTGAACGCCGGAAGCGCCGTCCCCAGCCAAAGCCCAACAACAAAATCAAATTCCCTGTTACGCAATATCTGAATATACCAGGTGGAAAAAAATCAATGTATTTTTTCCATGCTTCATAGGATCAATATAAAAATAGCTGGTAAGTTTTCCAGTTATATGAGTTGATCGCATGGACAATTTTCCATCGATCCACTAGGTTATGTTATGCGGCTTTTTAGATTAAGCTCGGGTAAGCATATATCGTGGATTCCTAATTACCCGTATCTCAGAAATGGCTGGAAACAGTAAGAATTGGTTGAAAATAGCCGTGTTAATTAGTGCTATAATATTTGGATTAGCACATTTCGAATGGGGCTTGATGGGTATGGTTCAAACTGGATTTATGGGATTAGCCCTTGGGATTTCATTCCTATTTGTCAAACGAAATCTTTGGGTTCTAATTCTTGCACATGCATATATGGACACGATATTAATGATTCAGATGTATTTGGGTGGAGGTTCATAAAAAAACAGATTCGTCACTTATGAATTTTTTAAATGCAGAATGGGTAGACTTAATTTTTGCTAATTATGTCGTAGAACCGGAAATATTGAATAAGTTTGTCCCTGAAAAAACAACTTTAGATTATCACGAGAATAAATGTTACCTGAGCCTCGTGGCTTTTATGTTTAGGCAAACAAGAATTTTAGGCTGTCCAATACCCTACCACAGCAATTTTGAAGAAGTCAATCTTAGGTTCTATGTGAAACCAAATTATGACTATTCAGAAAGGTCTGTAACATTTATCAAGGAAATTGTGCCGTTAAAAACTATTCCATTTGTAGCAAATAATTTTTTTAACGAAAATTATGTTGCCTTACCAATGTCACACAAAATTAGTCATCCAAATATTTCATATTCTTGGGGCAAATATTTAACAAATACATTTTCCGTTTCTTTTAGCAATACTCCAGAAATCCCCCCAAGAGGTTCTACTGAAGAATTTATCACAGAACATTATTTTGGTTTCACAAAAAATGGTTCGGAAACAATAAAATATAAAGTAAATCATCCTCAGTGGAAAGTATCAACAATTGAGTCTTACTCAATTAATGTAAACTTCTCAGAAGTATGTGGTAATGAATTCGCATTTCTTAATTCAAGTCTTCCTGAAAATGTCTGTTATGCCGTTGGCTCAAAAGTTTGTGTATCATTTCCAAGCAAACTGGCGTGACTGAGCCAGCAGTTTTTATCAATTATGGAGGAGTATTGTCATGAAGAGAGCTGCAATAATTTTGTGTTTCTATGTCATTATCTTTATTTGCTTCGCGCGGGTGCCCTTGACAAACTAAAACAAAAATCCGTGTGGCACGTGCCCCCCAATCAAGTTGAGGCCATGCTTCAGGCCGTGCTCATCCAGATGTAACCAACAGGACAAAGTTAAATTAATGACAATTCATCCCAATTCAGAACAAAGGAAAAACTAAAAGTTACGATATCCCGGGCCACGCTCATGAGCTGACTTTTTCCTGTTATCACCGTTTTCATTATCTGAACGACCCCAACTGTTGCACACTATTTATTGACGAACTTTCTCAAGCAAGAGAACATTTTTTATTCCGATGGGCCTATATACTCATGCCCAATCATGTACATCTATTTATTTACCCTACCCAGAAATTAAAAGATTTTTGACTTTAAATCCTAATTAATAACCTTAAACTATTGTAAATATTGCATACCGAATTTAGCGAGTCACAAATAAGCAACAAATTGAAGAAAAAACGGCAAAAACCAGGTAAA is a genomic window of candidate division KSB1 bacterium containing:
- a CDS encoding CPBP family intramembrane metalloprotease, whose product is MAGNSKNWLKIAVLISAIIFGLAHFEWGLMGMVQTGFMGLALGISFLFVKRNLWVLILAHAYMDTILMIQMYLGGGS
- a CDS encoding DUF2071 domain-containing protein; the protein is MNFLNAEWVDLIFANYVVEPEILNKFVPEKTTLDYHENKCYLSLVAFMFRQTRILGCPIPYHSNFEEVNLRFYVKPNYDYSERSVTFIKEIVPLKTIPFVANNFFNENYVALPMSHKISHPNISYSWGKYLTNTFSVSFSNTPEIPPRGSTEEFITEHYFGFTKNGSETIKYKVNHPQWKVSTIESYSINVNFSEVCGNEFAFLNSSLPENVCYAVGSKVCVSFPSKLA
- a CDS encoding ammonium transporter: MQINAPDTAFMLVATALVLIMTPGLAFFYGGLVGRKNVLAIMMQSFVSLGISTVLWVTVGFSLCFGSDIGGIIGNPFDFFLMLGIGAGDVYEGLGIPVYLFAAYQLMFAIITPALITGAFANRMTFKAYFTFLVGWQLLVYYPFVHMVWGGGWMADYGVLDFAGGIVVHVIAGIAALATVFFLHERRVSEPEPHNIPFVALGTALLWFGWFGFNAGSALAVNEITALAFINTQIGGAFAGVTWMILEWKLKKKPTLVGFCVGAVAGLATVTPAAGFVAPQGAMLIGILAGSIPYAAVVFRQKKNWDDALDVWGVHGIGGTVGILALGLLATKSMNPDGADGLFYGDSSFFVTELVGVLVGIAWAFIVTYALLWTINKVTPVRVSHADEQAGLDNALHGETAYLGAE